A single region of the Buchnera aphidicola (Nipponaphis monzeni) genome encodes:
- the ilvB gene encoding biosynthetic-type acetolactate synthase large subunit yields MQKISGAQMVIRSLIDLQIKYVFGYPGGAVLDIYDALYTIKGINHILVRHEQGAVHMADGYARTTGKIGVVLVTSGPGATNAITGIATAYMDSIPIVIISGQVDSSLIGLDAFQECDMIGISRPIVKHSFLVKTTEDIPTIFKKAFWIASTGRPGPVVIDLPKDILNNISKKDYYWPDTIHIRSYNPTTKGHIKQIKRALNILSNAKQPIIYVGGGVISSQGHKELLLIAEKLNIPVTMSLMGLGAFPGNHPQNLHMLGMHGTYEANMAIHHADVILAIGVRFDDRTTNNLNKYCPNATILHIDIDPTSISKTIFANIPIVGNAKNILQQIWSLIKNEKKENSLEQWWNKIQEWKQKNSLQYINNQKTIKPQNVIQTIWNLTKGNAYITSDVGQHQMFTALYYPFKKPRQWINSGGLGTMGFGLPAALGVKIAHPEAIVICVTGDGSIQMNIQELSTAKQYNLSILIININNSALGMVRQWQDIHYSGRHSCSYMKSIPNFVQLAESYGHVGILINNPKNLKKQLQDALLQLQKGKLIFVDIIVDYSENVYPMQIKGGGMNNMQLGNNVLSKEQKCKKY; encoded by the coding sequence ATGCAAAAAATATCAGGGGCTCAAATGGTAATTAGATCATTAATAGATCTACAAATAAAATATGTTTTTGGATATCCTGGAGGTGCTGTTCTAGACATTTATGATGCACTTTATACAATCAAAGGAATAAATCACATACTAGTTAGACACGAACAAGGAGCAGTACATATGGCTGACGGCTACGCTCGTACAACTGGAAAAATAGGAGTAGTACTTGTCACTTCAGGTCCAGGAGCTACAAATGCAATAACTGGCATCGCTACTGCTTATATGGACTCTATACCTATAGTTATAATTTCTGGTCAAGTAGATTCATCATTAATTGGGTTAGACGCTTTTCAAGAATGTGATATGATAGGAATTTCTAGACCTATTGTGAAACATAGTTTCTTAGTTAAAACAACAGAAGATATTCCTACTATTTTTAAAAAAGCTTTTTGGATTGCTTCAACTGGAAGGCCAGGACCAGTAGTAATTGATTTACCTAAAGATATATTAAATAATATCAGTAAAAAAGATTACTATTGGCCAGATACAATACATATAAGATCTTATAACCCTACAACAAAAGGTCATATAAAACAAATTAAACGCGCCTTAAATATATTAAGTAATGCTAAACAACCAATAATTTATGTAGGAGGAGGAGTCATATCTTCTCAAGGACACAAAGAATTGTTATTAATAGCTGAAAAACTAAATATACCTGTAACAATGTCACTTATGGGGCTAGGAGCCTTTCCAGGAAATCATCCACAAAATTTACATATGTTAGGTATGCATGGAACCTATGAAGCTAATATGGCAATACATCATGCAGATGTAATTTTAGCTATTGGAGTAAGATTTGATGATAGAACTACAAATAATTTAAACAAATATTGTCCAAACGCTACAATTTTACACATTGACATTGATCCTACTTCAATCTCAAAGACCATTTTTGCAAATATACCTATTGTGGGTAATGCTAAAAACATTTTACAGCAAATATGGTCTCTTATTAAAAATGAAAAAAAAGAGAATTCCTTAGAGCAATGGTGGAACAAAATTCAAGAATGGAAACAAAAAAATAGTTTACAATATATAAATAATCAAAAAACAATTAAACCACAAAATGTAATACAAACTATATGGAATTTGACAAAAGGAAATGCTTATATAACATCTGACGTTGGTCAACATCAAATGTTTACTGCCTTATATTATCCCTTTAAAAAACCAAGACAATGGATCAATTCAGGAGGCCTAGGAACAATGGGTTTTGGACTACCAGCAGCTTTAGGTGTTAAAATAGCACATCCTGAAGCTATTGTTATTTGTGTAACAGGAGATGGAAGTATCCAAATGAATATTCAAGAACTATCTACTGCAAAACAATACAATTTATCAATTTTAATAATTAATATTAACAATTCTGCATTAGGTATGGTAAGACAATGGCAAGACATCCACTACTCTGGAAGACATTCTTGTTCTTACATGAAATCGATTCCTAATTTCGTTCAATTAGCTGAATCATATGGACATGTAGGAATCCTTATTAATAACCCTAAAAATTTAAAAAAACAACTACAAGATGCATTACTTCAATTACAAAAAGGAAAATTAATTTTTGTAGATATAATTGTTGACTATTCAGAAAATGTATATCCAATGCAAATTAAGGGAGGAGGAATGAACAATATGCAATTAGGAAATAACGTACTATCTAAGGAACAAAAATGCAAAAAATATTAA
- the ilvN gene encoding acetolactate synthase small subunit has protein sequence MQKILTILLENESGSLSRVVGLFSQRGYNIESLNVAPTNDPTLSLITIQTIDNKKTIEQIEKQLHKLIDVLRVVNIDQKNYIQREILLIKLKIKSQSKKDVHQIIKVFEGNIIYITITFFIVQLTGTATKINSFIEIVKNLSEIIEMSRSGVVGISCN, from the coding sequence ATGCAAAAAATATTAACAATACTATTAGAAAATGAATCTGGCTCATTATCCAGAGTAGTTGGCTTATTTTCTCAAAGAGGATATAATATAGAAAGTCTAAATGTAGCTCCTACTAATGATCCAACCTTATCACTTATTACTATACAAACTATAGATAATAAAAAAACTATTGAGCAAATAGAAAAACAATTACATAAATTAATAGATGTTTTGAGAGTTGTTAATATAGATCAAAAAAATTACATTCAACGCGAAATTTTACTAATAAAATTAAAAATAAAATCACAGTCAAAAAAAGATGTTCACCAAATAATCAAAGTTTTTGAAGGAAATATTATTTATATTACTATTACATTTTTTATTGTCCAATTAACAGGTACAGCTACTAAAATTAATTCTTTTATAGAAATTGTCAAAAATTTATCTGAAATTATTGAAATGTCTAGATCAGGAGTTGTAGGAATATCTTGTAATTAA
- the rsmH gene encoding 16S rRNA (cytosine(1402)-N(4))-methyltransferase RsmH: protein MKKKQHTPVLLDQAIKSLKIVNNGIYIDGTFGHGGHSKLILQHLNQHGMLYAIDKDPESYTQAKKITYTNFQYIQGPFSKMLQYTNQLNITGNVNGVLLDLGTSYSQINVANRGFSFMIDGPLDMRMNPTTGISAAQWLQTSNQKSIAFVLKKFGEEKFSKRIAKAIVKYRQMYRPLERTTELAHVIAKTIPYNKKLKKHPATKCFQAIRIFINKEIEELQLILKHILQILKPGGIFSVITFHSLEDRIVKQFMLHHSKITNIPPGIPITEKQLNTLFKKKCTLIKKVFPSINEINKNPRSRSAILRTIERKL from the coding sequence ATGAAAAAAAAACAACATACTCCAGTATTACTGGATCAAGCAATCAAATCATTAAAAATTGTTAATAACGGTATTTACATTGACGGTACTTTCGGACACGGAGGTCATTCTAAATTAATATTACAACACTTAAATCAACATGGTATGTTATATGCTATTGATAAAGATCCTGAATCTTATACTCAAGCTAAAAAAATAACCTACACAAACTTTCAATATATACAAGGACCATTTTCAAAAATGTTACAATATACAAATCAACTTAACATTACTGGAAATGTAAACGGTGTTTTATTAGATTTAGGAACATCTTATTCTCAAATAAACGTTGCAAATAGAGGATTTTCTTTCATGATAGATGGTCCTTTAGATATGCGAATGAATCCTACCACAGGTATATCTGCTGCACAATGGCTCCAAACAAGCAATCAAAAATCTATTGCATTCGTATTAAAAAAATTTGGAGAAGAAAAATTTTCAAAAAGAATAGCAAAAGCAATTGTAAAATACAGACAAATGTATCGACCCTTAGAAAGAACAACAGAATTAGCACATGTTATTGCAAAAACAATACCTTATAATAAAAAACTTAAAAAACATCCTGCAACTAAATGTTTTCAAGCAATAAGAATTTTTATTAATAAAGAAATTGAAGAATTACAATTAATTTTGAAACATATTCTTCAAATATTAAAACCAGGAGGAATATTTTCTGTTATTACTTTTCATTCTTTAGAAGATAGAATAGTGAAACAATTCATGTTACATCATAGCAAAATAACAAATATACCTCCTGGTATTCCAATAACTGAAAAACAACTGAACACATTATTTAAAAAAAAATGTACTTTAATCAAAAAAGTTTTTCCTAGCATTAATGAAATAAACAAAAATCCTAGATCAAGAAGTGCAATTTTAAGAACAATAGAACGAAAACTTTAA
- the mraY gene encoding phospho-N-acetylmuramoyl-pentapeptide-transferase, with protein sequence MLIYYFNNSINKFFLYGTFHNILFRSLASFFTTLIIILSVGIFVTKRIIKTQISQNMYKKNSITYFRKSKMSTIGGILIIMSILISTLLWNDLLNTYVWYIMFILIGYGIVGFIDDKLKINNSYSTGLTVLKKYLLLSFIALSIIFIIYFLENEVNHTKLIIPLLHNIHPILKIRYIILAYFTIIGTSNAVNLTDGLDGLAIVPIILVSIGLSIIAYITGNVHYHQLFNVLYLKKTPEIIVICTSIIGAGIGFLWFNSYPAQIFMGDTGSLSLGGVLGLISVLLRQELLLIIIGGVFVLETISVIIQIIAIKTTGKKFFLMAPLHHHYELLQNHESKIVTRFWIISVILTFVGLTTLIIF encoded by the coding sequence ATGTTGATATATTATTTTAATAACTCTATAAATAAATTTTTTTTATATGGAACATTTCATAATATATTATTTAGATCTTTAGCTAGCTTCTTTACAACATTAATAATCATATTATCTGTAGGAATATTTGTTACTAAAAGAATAATAAAAACTCAAATTAGTCAAAATATGTATAAAAAAAACTCAATAACTTATTTTCGTAAAAGTAAAATGTCAACTATAGGAGGAATACTAATTATAATGTCTATATTAATTTCAACATTACTATGGAACGATTTACTAAACACATATGTTTGGTATATTATGTTTATATTAATTGGATATGGAATAGTTGGATTTATAGACGATAAACTTAAAATTAATAATAGCTATTCTACCGGATTAACTGTATTAAAAAAATATCTTTTACTATCTTTTATCGCTTTAAGTATCATATTTATAATATATTTTTTAGAAAACGAAGTAAATCATACTAAATTAATTATTCCTTTATTACATAATATACATCCTATTCTTAAAATCAGATATATTATATTAGCTTATTTTACTATCATCGGTACTAGCAATGCTGTAAATTTAACTGACGGGTTAGATGGATTAGCAATTGTACCAATTATACTAGTATCAATTGGATTATCTATTATTGCTTACATAACTGGAAATGTGCATTATCATCAATTATTCAACGTATTATATTTAAAAAAAACTCCTGAAATAATTGTTATATGTACGTCTATTATTGGAGCTGGTATAGGTTTTCTATGGTTCAATAGCTATCCAGCACAAATTTTCATGGGTGATACTGGTTCACTTTCATTAGGAGGTGTCTTAGGATTAATATCTGTTTTATTACGTCAAGAACTTCTACTAATTATTATAGGAGGAGTATTTGTTTTAGAAACAATATCAGTTATAATACAAATTATTGCAATAAAAACTACTGGAAAAAAATTTTTTCTAATGGCTCCATTGCATCATCATTATGAATTACTACAAAATCATGAATCTAAAATAGTAACACGATTCTGGATTATCTCAGTAATCTTAACATTCGTTGGATTAACTACTTTAATAATTTTTTAA
- a CDS encoding UDP-N-acetylmuramoyl-L-alanyl-D-glutamate--2,6-diaminopimelate ligase yields the protein MKTIHNVNKLLSPWIRHTPDKLFKNIISDSRKITYNDLFIAVKGNIVDGSMFISQAINKGASIVLLETNKIKYHGLIQFNKKVPIIHFFNLSRCLPDISGRFYQNPGKKITTVGVTGTNGKTTVTHLIAQWAHLLGEKTAIIGTLGNGLYKALKKTPNTTDSAIVIQSLLHKFIQKKVNLVTIEVSSHGIQENRIKNIFFKIGILTNISQDHLDYHKNIQEYTKTKWNFFKKNKVYQKILNNDDKTLNNNWYQKNKHENDILINTQQNINNHFSRKQIYAKKIIFDKNNTKIFFHSYWGNGVLISQLLGLFNVNNILLAFSSLLKLGYPMQDLVQKSHLLSPIPGRMHIINRVNQPIIIIDFAHTPDALKKVLQTLRYYYYKKKIWCIFGCGGNKDVTKRSKMGIIAEQLSNQVIVTNDNPRNENPIKIANDIVRYCTKNVKIIIERKEAITYAIKLAKKNDIILIAGKGIENYQIIGNKFIQYSDINTVFKILNKK from the coding sequence ATGAAAACCATACATAACGTAAACAAATTATTATCTCCATGGATCCGTCATACACCTGACAAATTATTTAAGAATATAATTTCAGATAGTAGGAAAATAACTTACAACGATTTGTTTATTGCTGTAAAAGGTAATATTGTAGATGGATCAATGTTTATCTCACAAGCTATTAATAAAGGCGCATCAATCGTACTACTAGAAACTAACAAAATTAAATATCATGGATTAATTCAATTTAATAAAAAAGTACCAATCATCCATTTTTTTAATTTATCAAGATGTCTTCCTGATATATCAGGAAGGTTTTATCAAAATCCTGGAAAAAAAATTACAACTGTTGGAGTAACTGGCACTAATGGTAAAACTACAGTAACACATTTAATTGCTCAATGGGCTCATTTATTAGGTGAAAAAACAGCTATTATAGGAACCTTAGGAAATGGCTTATACAAAGCACTCAAAAAAACTCCTAATACTACTGACTCTGCTATAGTAATTCAATCTTTACTGCATAAATTTATTCAAAAAAAAGTAAATTTAGTAACTATAGAAGTTTCTTCACATGGAATTCAAGAAAATAGAATAAAAAACATTTTTTTTAAAATAGGTATACTTACTAATATATCTCAAGATCACCTTGATTACCATAAAAATATACAAGAATATACTAAAACAAAATGGAATTTTTTTAAAAAAAATAAAGTTTATCAAAAAATTTTAAATAATGATGATAAAACATTGAATAATAATTGGTATCAAAAAAATAAACATGAAAACGATATTTTAATTAATACTCAACAAAACATTAATAATCATTTTTCACGAAAACAAATATACGCTAAAAAAATTATTTTTGATAAAAATAACACTAAAATTTTTTTTCATTCTTACTGGGGCAATGGTGTTTTAATAAGCCAATTATTAGGATTATTTAACGTCAATAATATACTATTAGCATTTTCTAGCTTATTAAAATTAGGTTATCCTATGCAAGATCTTGTACAAAAATCTCACTTACTCTCTCCAATCCCTGGAAGAATGCATATAATTAATCGAGTTAATCAACCTATAATCATTATTGACTTTGCTCATACCCCAGACGCGTTAAAAAAAGTTTTACAAACATTACGTTACTATTATTATAAAAAAAAAATATGGTGTATTTTCGGATGTGGAGGAAACAAAGACGTAACAAAAAGATCCAAAATGGGAATAATTGCTGAACAGTTATCTAATCAAGTGATCGTGACTAATGATAATCCCAGAAATGAAAACCCAATAAAAATTGCCAATGATATAGTTAGATACTGTACAAAAAATGTCAAAATAATTATTGAAAGAAAAGAAGCAATAACTTATGCAATTAAATTAGCTAAAAAAAATGACATTATACTAATAGCTGGGAAAGGGATTGAAAACTACCAAATTATTGGTAATAAATTTATTCAATATTCAGATATAAACACAGTATTTAAAATATTAAATAAAAAATGA
- a CDS encoding UDP-N-acetylmuramoyl-tripeptide--D-alanyl-D-alanine ligase: MIKTSLKNISKITNGLFVHKICTTIEKIEIDSRKITSKCLFVAIIGKKLNGHNFFQEAINKGCVALLVQYKLPIIFPQIIVKNTTTALGQIAHWNRIQTNPLVIAITGSLGKTSVKEMTASIFSQYNKTLYTKHNFNNFIGVPLTLLRLKKSHRFAIIEIGGNSPGEISYLSKIVQPYIVLINNIYPVHLEGFHSLLGIAKAKQEIFSGLSQKGIVIINADSNNLKLWKKSIRNIKCYFFSIKKNNIFATHIKIYPNHSSFIAHTPFFKKILINLPIPGYHNVYNALASIAIATAAHVPVNKIIKGLSIINTPSKRLEFIQLNKYITIIDDSYNSSNNSILSAIQVLERMDGYKILILGDIKELGRNTISYHLNVRNMICHAKINKIYSVGYYSKLITDNLIQGKHFNHPFIMLPYLQKKIHHIKKNTFILFKSSRNHQLDTVINLLLKR, translated from the coding sequence ATGATTAAAACATCCTTAAAAAATATATCAAAAATTACTAACGGGTTGTTTGTACATAAAATATGTACAACAATTGAAAAAATTGAAATAGATTCTAGAAAAATTACTTCTAAATGCTTATTCGTTGCAATCATTGGAAAAAAACTCAATGGACACAATTTTTTTCAAGAAGCTATCAATAAAGGTTGTGTAGCACTTTTAGTACAATATAAACTACCTATTATTTTCCCTCAAATCATTGTAAAAAACACAACCACAGCCTTAGGTCAGATAGCACATTGGAATAGAATACAAACTAATCCTTTAGTAATTGCTATTACAGGTAGCCTAGGAAAAACATCTGTTAAAGAAATGACCGCTTCTATTTTTTCTCAATACAACAAAACTTTATATACTAAACATAATTTTAATAATTTTATTGGAGTCCCACTAACCTTATTAAGATTAAAAAAATCTCATCGTTTTGCAATTATTGAAATAGGAGGTAATTCTCCTGGAGAAATAAGTTATTTATCAAAAATTGTACAACCATATATTGTTCTAATAAATAATATTTACCCAGTTCATTTAGAAGGATTTCATTCATTATTAGGTATTGCTAAAGCAAAACAAGAAATTTTTTCAGGATTATCTCAAAAGGGAATTGTTATAATAAATGCCGATAGTAATAATTTAAAATTATGGAAAAAATCGATACGTAATATTAAATGTTATTTTTTTTCTATAAAAAAAAATAACATTTTTGCTACTCATATTAAAATTTATCCTAACCACTCTTCTTTTATTGCACACACTCCATTTTTTAAAAAAATATTAATTAACCTACCAATTCCTGGATATCATAATGTATATAATGCACTTGCTTCTATAGCTATAGCAACAGCTGCACATGTACCTGTTAACAAAATCATCAAAGGTTTATCCATAATTAATACTCCCTCTAAAAGATTAGAATTCATTCAACTAAACAAATATATAACTATAATAGACGATAGTTATAATTCTAGTAATAATTCTATATTATCTGCAATACAAGTACTAGAAAGAATGGATGGATATAAAATACTTATTTTAGGAGATATAAAAGAATTAGGGAGAAATACTATTTCATATCATTTAAATGTAAGAAATATGATTTGCCATGCTAAAATAAATAAAATTTATAGTGTAGGCTACTACAGCAAACTAATTACAGATAACTTAATTCAAGGTAAGCATTTCAATCATCCATTTATTATGTTACCTTACTTACAAAAAAAAATACATCATATTAAAAAAAATACTTTTATTTTATTTAAAAGTTCTAGAAACCATCAATTAGACACAGTAATTAACCTTTTATTAAAGAGATAA